A window of the Oncorhynchus masou masou isolate Uvic2021 chromosome 13, UVic_Omas_1.1, whole genome shotgun sequence genome harbors these coding sequences:
- the ttc12 gene encoding tetratricopeptide repeat protein 12 — protein MTKEFEDFESFLKNVDEISDLVKDLSSSDVTSQQRAVKKADCYISTLKEKEEPCKTLLNRTVINTNPSQQAPAPTGSQNDPSSSADHFMKMMESDAEDRHKRRQRRQEKANALKEKGNEAYAQGEYETAVKLYSDGLDERRDMQPLYTNRAQSYIKLEKYKEAISDCEWALKCNDKCVKAYLHMGKAHLALKNYNESRMCYQKILEIEPGREKMLKEYLTQVDLEEERECQESNAWEEFDKGEEKATTVLQLLKKLERPDQFPLYYCAGLKLLSHAITDCTGQTLFRLNNGFSIIHTNDTVRSCLLQKSTAPCAEELCVSVLKLWRVICDGNDENQKMLMRCPASKEYIVDLFVSGMAAVRKECLAFLSLYSQTPHGRCLAIENLNLHMLVGNLMMCISTQSQLETTALTILENFATENQFCLQLRDTFTTLIVPPFASLLRNITRFNQHSFPSLISTIGNMIGDDAIHNEVANCQEFWQAFLIAMKWCTHCEYREILYPLLGLMINLSGNPSTAIQEHAVPISGVCLGLLSDPDGGIITRATGLLSKVLPQSPAATEDAVQRGVVGTMRRLLKGSGKTTTKYLIKTLTVCTAISQTAQEEWVKCDKRLHTLRRLLGPSSEEAVAGNAALCLGHCLGVRGAASSLLGTDTVLLLLRLAAGDAKRSAVQQNSAIALGKLCKAEPRHMAKLRELHGLEILHSCMKLIT, from the exons GCGACCTGGTCAAGGATCTGAGCTCCTCTGATGTAACGTCTCAGCAGAGAGCTGTGAAAAAGGCTGATTGCTACATAAGTACCTTGAAGGAGAAGGAGGAACCATGCAAAACCCTCCTCAACAGGACAGTGATAAACACCAATCCCTCACAACAGGCACCTGCACCGACG GGTTCACAAAATGATCCCAGTTCAAGTGCAG ATCATTTCATGAAAATGATGGAAAGCGATGCAGAGGACAGACATAAAAGGAGACAAAGGAGACAGGAAAAGGCAAACG CCCTTAAAGAAAAGGGGAATGAAGCATACGCCCAGGGAGAATACGAGACTGCTGTGAAGCTTTATAGCGACGGTTTAGACGAGCGACGAGACATGCAGCCGCTGTATACCAACAGAGCACAA TCCTATATCAAACTGGAGAAATATAAGGAGGCCATAAGTGACTGTGAGTGGGCTCTAAAG TGTAATGACAAGTGTGTTAAAGCATATCTTCACATGGGGAAAGCACACCTGGCGCTCAAGAATTATAACGAG TCACGAATGTGCTATCAAAAGATACTGGAAATTGAGCCAGGACGGGAAAAGATGCTCAAAG AGTATCTGACCCAAGTGGATTtggaggaagaaagagaatgCCAGGAAAGCAACGCGTGGGAGGAGTTTGATAAGGGAGAAGAAAAGGCCACGACAGTGCTCCAACTGTTGAAAAAGCTGGAGAGACCTGATCAATTCCCGTTATACTACTGCGCAGGGCTCAAGCTTCTGTCGCACGCCATTACAGACT GCACTGGCCAGACGCTGTTCCGATTAAACAATGGCTTCAGTATCATCCATACCAATGACACCGTAAGAAG TTGCCTGTTGCAGAAATCGACAGCGCCATGCGCAGAGGAGCTATGCGTGTCCGTACTGAAATTGTGGAGGGTGATTTGCGATGGAAATG ATGAAAACCAAAAGATGCTGATGAGATGCCCAGCCTCCAAAGAGTACATTGTTGACTTATTTGTATCAGGAATGGCGGCGGTGCGGAAAGAATGCCTGGCGTTTCTGTCTTTGTACTCCCAAACTCCACATGGAAGATGCTTGGCCATTGAGAACCTGAATTTGCACAT GTTGGTGGGAAACTTGATGATGTGCATATCCACACAGAGCCAGCTGGAAACCACAGCTCTAACTATTTTGGAGAACTTTGCCACAGAAAACCA atTTTGCTTGCAGTTAAGGGACACGTTTACAACATTGATTGTGCCCCCTTTCGCAAGTCTGCTG AGAAACATCACCAGATTCAACCAGCATAGTTTCCCATCGCTCATATCAACAATAGGCAATATGATTGGAGATGATGCCATCCATAACGAGGTTGCCAACTGTCAGGAGTTTtggcaggcctttctaatcgccATG AAGTGGTGTACTCACTGtgaatacagagagatcctttatcCCCTTCTGGGACTGATGATCAACCTCTCTGGTAATCCCTCCACAGCCATCCAG GAGCATGCTGTTCCCATCAGTGGAGTATGCTTGGGCTTGCTGAGTGATCCCGACGGGGGCATCATCACA AGAGCCACAGGTTTGCTGAGTAAAGTGCTCCCACAGTCCCCCGCTGCTACTGAAGACGCCGTGCAGAGAGGAGTCGTGGGGACAATGCGGAGGCTACTGAAA GGATCAGGGAAGACCACCACTAAATATTTGATCAAGACCCTCACAGTGTGCACGGCTATCAGTCAAACGGCTCAGGAGGAGTGGGTGAAATGTGATAAAC GACTTCACACCCTGAGGAGGCTCCTGGGTCCCAGCAGTGAGGAGGCAGTGGCAGGGAACGCTGCCCTGTGCCTGGGCCACTGCCTGGGGGTGCGGGGGGCAGCCAGTAGCCTCCTGGGAACCGACACTGTCCTGCTCTTGCTCCGCCTTGCTGCGGGCGACGCCAAGAGAAGTGCTGTGCAGCAAAATTCTGCCATCGCTCTGGGGAAGCTGTGTAAAGCAGAGCCCAG GCATATGGCAAAACTCAGAGAACTTCACGGATTGGAGATACTCCACTCCTGTATGAAGCTGATCACATGA